Proteins encoded in a region of the Lepeophtheirus salmonis chromosome 6, UVic_Lsal_1.4, whole genome shotgun sequence genome:
- the LOC121119664 gene encoding facilitated trehalose transporter Tret1 translates to MHYSNSWRQFYAAIIVSLGSFNLGLSLAWSNPASEYLKDIFKKEEVTWIISIFTLGAFAGAIVGGVSLRTVGRKLTIMFLSGTAAVSWIGLRFSENSFVLMLAMRFIIGFAGGGFSVSVPVYIGEIASPERRGRLGSFVSLLLIFGVNGSFLIGLFAHWSYICYAGAFIQLILFVIMLCQLPESPVFLDLHNKVTQMKEVQEWLGHCACPDCVKSPLRKSLFLFASSNIPVLFVKDPKKKGIQQEGNDKNSSSKFKKQASKTSVASLPYTKQEVMEKIQLKFKWILGKEAVLRYEGDPENELCVLEIEDDLNLMRDIRSRELLVPIGILLSIMFIYEFSGVSVMSMTASRIYQEVGDALPVEPNVATFISVGLVQLINAFIAGGIVDKLGRRILLLTGAIFMGLSTATLGGFFYLKDIMSMDEQLPGIVWMALVACFCFQFSFSLSFGPVTWIIFAELFPSKYRGYASMVASSKWIFSFITVSLFPILSEKWSTCTVFWLMSGVAILGSGLLAWKLPETKGLSQLDIDNLFKVDKPSPNSKEINTSNNSVSTTSTTLANTNGEITS, encoded by the exons aTGCATTACAGTAATTCGTGGAGACAATTCTACGCTGCTATTATAG tgAGCCTTGGAAGTTTTAATCTGGGTTTATCCTTGGCATGGAGTAACCCTGCATCTGAATACTTAAaggatatctttaaaaaagaggAAGTAACATGGATCATCTCAATATTTACTCTTGGGGCCTTTGCAGGAGCTATTGTAGGTGGTGTTTCCCTGCGTACAGTTGGAAGAAAGTTAACAATCATGTTTTTATCTGGAACTGCGGCTGTTTCATGGATTGGTTTAAGATTCTCTGAAAATTCCTTTGTTTTAATGCTTGCTATGAGATTTATTATTGGATTTGCTGGAGGTGGATTCTCAGTATCAG tTCCTGTATATATTGGTGAAATTGCATCTCCGGAAAGACGTGGTCGCCTGGGATCTTTTGTctctttacttttaatttttggcgTCAATGGATCCTTCTTAATAGGCCTTTTTGCACATTGGTCTTATATTTGCTACGCTGGagcatttattcaattaattttgttcgTAATTATGCTTTGTCAACTCCCCGAATCTCCAGTTTTCCTGGATCTCCATAACAAAGTAACTCAAATGAAAGAGGTGCAGGAGTGGTTAGGACACTGTGCTTGTCCAGACTGCGTCAAAAGTCCTttgagaaaaagtttatttctgtTCGCAAGTTCAAATATCCCTGTTCTTTTTGTGAAGGATCCAAAGAAGAAAGGGATTCAACAAGAAGGAAACGATAAGAATTCTAGTTCAAAGTTCAAGAAGCAGGCATCAAAAACCTCAGTCGCCTCACTTCCATACACTAAGCAGGAAGTGATGGAGAAAATTCAGTTGAAATTTAAATGGATTCTGGGGAAAGAGGCAGTGCTTCGGTATGAAGGTGACCCAGAGAATGAACTATGTGTTTTGGAGATTGAGGATGACTTGAATTTAATGAGGGATATTCGATCACGGGAACTTCTTGTGCCTATTGGAATATTGCtttcaattatgtttatttatgaatttagtGGTGTGTCTGTTATGAGTATGACTGCATCAAGGATATATCAAGAAGTGGGAGATGCTCTCCCTGTAGAGCCAAATGTAGCCACATTTATATCAGTTGGTCTTGTACAATTAATTAACGCCTTCATTGCTGGAGGAATCGTGGATAAGTTGGGACGTCGAATCCTTCTCTTAACAGGCGCTATTTTTATGGGTCTCAGCACAGCCACACTTGGTGGATTTTTCTACCTCAAAGACATTATGAGTATGGACGAACAACTTCCAGGGATTGTGTGGATGGCTCTTGTAGCTTGCTTTTGCTTCCAATTCTCATTTTCTCTTAGTTTTGGTCCCGTAACTTGGATCATTTTTGCAGAGCTTTTCCCTAGTAAATACCGTGGCTATGCCTCAATGGTAGCAAGTTCCAAATGGATATTTTCCTTCATCACGGTCTCATTATTTCCTATTTTGAGCGAAAAATGGAGTACTTGTACTGTCTTTTGGCTGATGTCAGGAGTTGCAATTTTAGGATCAGGACTTTTGGCATGGAAACTTCCAGAAACCAAAGGGCTCTCACAATTAGATATTGACAATTTGTTTAAAGTCGACAAACCATCACCTAATTCAAAAGAGATCAACACAAGTAATAACTCAGTATCCACCACCTCAACGACACTAGCGAATACGAACGGAGAAATCACGTCCTAA